In the Nerophis ophidion isolate RoL-2023_Sa linkage group LG01, RoL_Noph_v1.0, whole genome shotgun sequence genome, one interval contains:
- the LOC133549469 gene encoding zinc finger protein 572-like isoform X2, translated as MSTRTGPHVCLKVQRIGDVQQLLGHPEEIPLQLLGDGSISKQEDPHPTHIKKEEEEDSQPPYIKEEEEERGCLLRPQEADLNKFPLTVVLVKTEDDEEKPQPGNFLAPLSDSESEDGVEVTLSSDTDCEGDTRTPKDKKQSKCSKKIRVQKSFSCSVCPKIFSNKGNFTQHMKTHTGEKTFDCSVCGKTFCHQKVLTEHIRIHTGEKPFKCPVCDKPFSRKRVLSQHMRTHTGEKPFNCSVCDKNFAQKRALIQHMRTHTGEKPFKCSVCDKSFSQKSTLSKHSRTHSGYMNT; from the exons ATGTCAACAaggactggaccacatgtctgcCTCAAAGTGCAGAGGATTGGAG ATGTCCAGCAGCTGTTGGGTCATCCAGAAGAAATTCCCCTTCAACTGCTGGGTGATGGCTCCATTTCAAAGCAAGAGGATCCCCACCCCACACATATtaaaaaggaggaggaggaggattcaCAACCCCcctacattaaagaggaagaggaggagagagGGTGTCTTCTAAGACCACAGGAAGCGGATCTCaacaagtttccactgactgttgtcttagtgaagactgaagatgatgaagagaaaccacaaccAGGCAActtcttagctccactatcagatagtgagtcTGAAGACGGCGTTGAAGTAACATtaagcagcgatacagactgtgaaggtgacaCGAGGACTCCCAAAGACAAGAAACAATCGAAATGCTCTAAAAAGATAAGAGTCCAAAAAAGTTTCAGCTGCTCAGTTTGTCCTAAAATCTTTTCTAACAAGggcaattttactcaacacatgaaaacacacactggagaaaaaacatttgattgttcagtttgtggtaaaacaTTTTGCCATCAGAAAGTTTTGACTGAACACATAAGAatacacacgggagaaaaaccctttAAATGTCCGGTTTGCGATAAACCCTTTTCCCGAAAAAGAGTTTTGAGccaacacatgagaacgcacacaggggAGAAACCGTTTAATTGCTCAGTTTGCGACAAAAACTTTGCTCAAAAAAGAGCTCTGATCCAACACATGAGAAcccacaccggagagaaaccgtTTAAGTGTTCAGTTTGCGATAAAAGCTTTTCACAGAAAAGCACTTTGAGCAAACACAGCAGAACACACTCAGGATATATGAACACATAA
- the LOC133549469 gene encoding zinc finger protein 572-like isoform X1, whose translation MLKWRRHVKEKVKENQRHQLTANPQRRKLQIMGNVQQLLGHPEEIPLQLLGDGSISKQEDPHPTHIKKEEEEDSQPPYIKEEEEERGCLLRPQEADLNKFPLTVVLVKTEDDEEKPQPGNFLAPLSDSESEDGVEVTLSSDTDCEGDTRTPKDKKQSKCSKKIRVQKSFSCSVCPKIFSNKGNFTQHMKTHTGEKTFDCSVCGKTFCHQKVLTEHIRIHTGEKPFKCPVCDKPFSRKRVLSQHMRTHTGEKPFNCSVCDKNFAQKRALIQHMRTHTGEKPFKCSVCDKSFSQKSTLSKHSRTHSGYMNT comes from the exons atgctaaaatggcgacgtcatgtcaaagagaaagtgaaagagaaTCAGCGCCACCAACTTACAGCAAATCCCCAACGGAGGAAACTTCAGATAATGGGGA ATGTCCAGCAGCTGTTGGGTCATCCAGAAGAAATTCCCCTTCAACTGCTGGGTGATGGCTCCATTTCAAAGCAAGAGGATCCCCACCCCACACATATtaaaaaggaggaggaggaggattcaCAACCCCcctacattaaagaggaagaggaggagagagGGTGTCTTCTAAGACCACAGGAAGCGGATCTCaacaagtttccactgactgttgtcttagtgaagactgaagatgatgaagagaaaccacaaccAGGCAActtcttagctccactatcagatagtgagtcTGAAGACGGCGTTGAAGTAACATtaagcagcgatacagactgtgaaggtgacaCGAGGACTCCCAAAGACAAGAAACAATCGAAATGCTCTAAAAAGATAAGAGTCCAAAAAAGTTTCAGCTGCTCAGTTTGTCCTAAAATCTTTTCTAACAAGggcaattttactcaacacatgaaaacacacactggagaaaaaacatttgattgttcagtttgtggtaaaacaTTTTGCCATCAGAAAGTTTTGACTGAACACATAAGAatacacacgggagaaaaaccctttAAATGTCCGGTTTGCGATAAACCCTTTTCCCGAAAAAGAGTTTTGAGccaacacatgagaacgcacacaggggAGAAACCGTTTAATTGCTCAGTTTGCGACAAAAACTTTGCTCAAAAAAGAGCTCTGATCCAACACATGAGAAcccacaccggagagaaaccgtTTAAGTGTTCAGTTTGCGATAAAAGCTTTTCACAGAAAAGCACTTTGAGCAAACACAGCAGAACACACTCAGGATATATGAACACATAA
- the LOC133549421 gene encoding gastrula zinc finger protein XlCGF8.2DB-like, with protein sequence MATSRKRESESESAPPTSSKSPTQEKMTFADKYVQQLIGHPEELPLRPQRRSFTLKLEDPQPLHIKDEEEDTEFPYFKEEEEELCVTQGGECLQGPQQAGFPGFPLTFVSVKTEDDEEKPQQENFIAPLSDSEAKDGVEVTLSSDTDCEGDKRTHADNKHSECSKETRGKNSFSCSVCAKSFSKKSNFSRHRRTHTGEKPFICPVCGKSFSQKSHLSEHTKTHTGEKIFNCSFCDRGFSQNSNLTKHMRTHTGERPFNCSDCGKSFSKKSNLTEHMKIHKEEKPFDCSYCGKSFSKKGNLTEHMKIHTGEKTFHCSVCDKNFSQKKVLTEHIRTHTGEKPFICSVCDKGFSQKSTLTKHSRTHTDNERL encoded by the exons atggcgacgtcaCGTAAAAGAGAAAGTGAAAGCGAATCAGCGCCGCCAACTTCCAGCAAATCACCAACGCAGGAAAAGATGACATTTGCAGATAAAT acgtccagcagctgatcGGTCATCCAGAAGAACTTCCCCTTCGGCCGCAGAGGCGGAGCTTCACTTTGAAGCTGGAGGATCCGCAGCCTCTTCACATTAAAGATGAAGAAGAGGACACAGAGTTCCCCTACtttaaagaggaggaggaggaactcTGCGTCACTCAAGGGGGAGAGTGTCTTCAAGGGCCGCAGCAAGCTGGTTTCCCCGGGTTCCCACTGACttttgtctctgtgaagactgaagatgatgaagagaaaccacaacaAGAAAACTTCATAGCGCCGCTGTCGGATAGTGAGGCTAAAGACGGGGTTGAAGTAACtctgagcagcgatacagactgtgaaggtgataaGAGGACTCAcgctgacaacaaacactctgaatgcTCTAAAGAGACGAGAGGTAAAAATAGTTTTAGCTGCTCGGTTTGTGCTAAAAGCTTTTCTAAAAAGTCCAATTTCAGTCGACACAGGAGAACGCACACGGGCGAGAAACCGTTTATTTGTCCCGTTTGTggtaaaagcttttctcaaaagagCCATTTGTCTGAGCACACCAAAACACACACgggggaaaaaatatttaattgcTCATTTTGCGACAGAGGTTTCTCGCAAAACAGCAATCTGACcaaacacatgagaacgcacacgggaGAAAGACCTTTCAACTGTTCGGATTGTGGTAAAAGCTTTTCCAAAAAAAGcaatttgactgaacacatgaaaatacacaaaGAGGAGAAACCTTTTGATTGTTCATactgtggcaaaagcttttcgaAGAAGGGAAATTTGACCgaacacatgaaaatacacacaggagaaaaaacattCCATTGTTCAGTTTGTGATAAAAACTTTTCTCAAAAAAAGGTTTTGACTGAACACATCAGgacacacacaggagagaaaccATTTATTTGTTCAGTTTGCGATAAGGGCTTTTCACAGAAAAGCACTCTGACCAAACACAGCAGAACACACACAGATAATGAAAGACTTTAA
- the LOC133549412 gene encoding gastrula zinc finger protein XlCGF8.2DB-like codes for MDDYCYAKMATSWQRESERQSATSSKSHTEMKMKTEDEDALQLTGLPEDVPVQLQVGSSTLKQEDPQPPHIKEEEEELWITQEGECLLGREEADLSKLPLTVVSVKTEDDEEKPQVDNLLAPPSDSEAEDEVEVTLSGDTDCEGDMRTHTDNKQPEYSKKTEGTKRFLCSICAKSFSKNSNFSVHMKTHTGEKRFLCTVCGKKFFYKRVLTDHIRTHTGEKPFRCPFCDKSFSQKSNLTQHIRTHTGENTFNCRACAKSFSQKGNLTEHMKIHSGEKTYNCSVCDKNFSQKRVMIQHMRTHSREKPFNCSVCDKNFAQKRVLSQHMRTHTGEKPFNCSVCHKNFAQKRAVIQHMRTHTGEKPFKCSVCDKSFSQKSTLSKHSRTHTG; via the exons atggacgactactgctatgctaagatggcgacgtcatggcaaagagaaagtgaaagacaATCAGCAACTTCCAGCAAATCACACACGGAGATGAAGATGAAAACTGAAGATGAAG ACGCCCTGCAGCTGACTGGTCTTCCAGAAGATGTTCCCGTTCAGCTGCAAGtggggagctccactttgaagcaggaggatccgcagcccccccacattaaagaggaagaagaggaactctggatcactcaggagggagagtgtcttctaggacgagaggaagctgatctcagcaagttgccactgactgttgtctctgtgaagactgaagatgatgaagagaaaccacaagtagacaacctcttagctccaccttcagatagtgaggctgaagacgaggtGGAAGTAACTTTGAGCGGCGATACAGACTGcgaaggtgatatgaggactcacacgGACAACAAACAGCCTGAATACTCTAAAAAGACAGAAGGTACAAAACGTTTTCTCTGCTCAATTTGCGCTAAAAGCTTTTCTAAAAACAGCAATTTCTCcgtacacatgaaaacacacactggagaaaaaagaTTTCTTTGCAcagtttgtggtaaaaagttTTTCTATAAGAGAGTTTTGACTGACCACATACGGactcacactggagaaaaaccctttagATGTCCATTTTGCGataaaagtttttctcaaaagaGCAATTTGACCCAACATATCagaacacacacgggagaaaacACATTTAATTGTCGCGCGTGTGCTAAAAGCTTCTCGCAAAAGGGCAATTTGACCgaacacatgaaaatacacagcGGGGAAAAAACATACAATTGTTCCGTTTGTGATAAAAACTTTTCTCAAAAGAGAGTTATGAtccaacacatgagaacacactcaAGAGAGAAACCATTCAATTGCTCGGTGTGCGACAAAAACTTTGCCCAAAAAAGAGTTTTGAGccaacacatgagaacgcacacgggGGAGAAACCATTTAACTGCTCAGTTTGCCACAAAAACTTTGCCCAAAAAAGAGCTGTGATccaacacatgagaacgcacacgggagaaaaaccatTCAAGTGTTCTGTTTGTGACAAAAGCTTTTCACAGAAAAGCACCTTGAGCAAACACAGCAGAACACACACGggataa